The sequence GGCTTTTTGTTCTGCTCCTTGTTACGTGGAATTTGAGCTTTTTTAAGGAACCTTAGTCACAGAGCAGACAAGATGCCTTTGTTTCCTTTCAGCTGGGCTTGGCAGCTGACTTGGTGTGGGAGGAAGAGGTCAGGCAGTGAAAGAGATGGGAGAGGTGTGGAGGTGACTGCAAATTGTGCTGCTGGAATTTGGGGCTGGAGAAGAAGCCCTGCTCAGTGTGCACAGTGGcattactttggctaattttggcTTTGCATAAACTGGCCATGACCCTACAGCAGTCATGGTGTGACAGCAGCCATTCCTCCTAAATTGTCCTGATTGAGTAGGTTTGCAAAGGAGAAGAGGCAAGTGTTAAAACAAAGGGATTTGGCAGCAGAGTGGTTGTGTCCTGGAGCTGATTTTGTGCAAGTTCAACAGTCCTTGGAGGAAAGTGCCGTTCAAAATGTGTCTGCTCCGTGTCCTGTGTCACCTGGTGGGAAAGGCCATGTCACTGCcatgggaggagcaggagggagacTGTGAAACGGAGTTCTGCCTTGTTCCATGGTGTGAGGGAAGCTGGATCTGTTGAGTGACTCAGGCATAGAATACGATGGTCCCTCTGGGCCTTGTGGGCAACTCTAAATGTGGTGCTTTTGTCCAGGGTCTCCAAACCTGTGTAGGATCCTAATCCCAGAGGTTTGACGCTAAAATCCAGTCACCATTGAGATGGGTTTGATGTGTGGGGGTCCCTTTGGCTGGGCTAGGGGTGCAGGCAGCTTCTGCCACTGGATGTTTTGGCTCATGGAGCTTTAGTGCAGATCTGAGCCATCATTTCACACTCTGATGCACAGGCTGTGTGCCAGGGGTTGTGTCATATTAATGCCACAGCAAAGTCTTGAATTCTGTGACACTTTCCTCTTCAGAGCCCAGCGTGTCACCCTCAAGAAGCTGCCACACACAGtttgtgtcctgtttgtctcctcAGCCATGTCCCACTGTGTGTTTCAGGTGCTGCAGGCCGGAGGACAGGTGGGAATTGGCCCCAATGCAGCTGTGCCTGGAGAACTGAGCTATCCAGTGGCAGCCTTGCTGGGCTGCCCCacaccagctgccccagccacagGAGGTTTGGGCTCTGAGCAGGAGCCCCCTCTGCGCTCCCCATCCCCTGATGGGCTCAGTCTCAGTCCCGAGACCGGCAGTGCTGCTGGAGAGggtgaggagggagcagcaggacaCGGGGGCCTGGCTGCCAGTGAGGaaggctctgagcagctcagctcagcttcTGGTGCCAAAGCAGCCCCACCAAGGGCGGGAAGTGTTCCAGGTATGTCAGTGGTGTGTGTCCCTGTCTGCCTCCCCCCCAGCCAGAGCCTgcccacagctgctgctcctcctgctcctctggcaCTGGGCCTGGAGCGTGGTGGCTTTgctccctttttctctctttgttCATTTTGACTCCATTTCCTCCCAGGCTGCTCAACAGGACAGGGAAAGACACACTGGGGGCTGATCCTGGTCAGGGGCACTGTGAGGGAAGATTACCTCACTGCTGTgcccacagaggccctggcatagTTTAGCCTCATCTGAAGAGGTGTAATGTGAACCTGCTTCACCAGAGGAGTCACTTCTGGGTCAGGCAGACTCCCttctccctcagagcagggctgggggctgattGATTACCCCAGAGCTGATTTGGTCAGCTTTGATTTCCCCCGGTCTCTGTGCCGAGGGGGTTTCTGAGAAGTGCCAGGTTTGTTCCCAAACCCCAAAGGCTGCAGCCTCTCTGGACTCCCCCTTGTGAGAGGAGCGTGCAAGGACAGGGGCCGAGGGCAGGGAAACCCACAGACAAGAGGGATGGATggattggatggatggattggatggatggattggatggatggattggatggatggattggatggatggattggatggatggatggatggatggatggatggatggatggatggatggatggatggatggatggatactcTCTCACACAGGGTGAACAACATGGGTAAGCTTGCTTTCAGTCCCTACACTGTGAGCTACTCCATGGTCCTGCTGATGTTTTGAGAAGAATAATTACAGGTTTTATAtctttgatttattattttttactgttATTACAGGGGCAAAGCCTATCCTGAGCAGCTGGTGGGCTCACAGGGAGGGGAGCAGTGCCAAGCTCCTGGTCCCTGCCGGTGCTGAGGAGGAGGCGAGGCCAAgcattcccagcctgcagcaggagcagggcagggatgcccaggctccAGAGGGCTCCCTGCTGCCCCCACTGaacccccctgcagcccaggaggagcccttgGACAGCTCAGCACCACACAGGTACCACCACCTCCTTGTTTCCTGGGTCagctgggctgctcagggcaCCAGAGCTCACACCAGGTTCTCCCCTTCCTTTAGTACCTTGTACCTGTGCTGGGCATTCAGGGGCTTCAGGCACCTCACCGGGGTCAGAACTGGCAGGTGGATTTGCTACTAAAAGGATTTGTTACTAAAATGCAGATGGTGTTCTTTAAATGTTCAGAAATCTTATTCCAGTCAATCTGCTTGGTAAAACTTCCACTGTTTGAACATTTTTGTTGAGAAATAGAGTAAGAAAGGGTGAGGACAGTTTGCTGCAGACACAGGGCCTGTCCTCTGCTACAGGATTTTGTGGCCAACAAATGCAGCTCCAGAGCATCGGGCTAAATCCATCCTGGCAGGATTTTCAGCCCAGCAACGCCCTCATGAGACAGGCAAGTGTATCCCTGTCCTggtggggcagtgcccacggcGAGATGGTCCCCagagctggcccaggtcacccaggagggctggcccaggtcacccagGAGGGCTGGCAGGTCTGTAGTGAGCTGTGGTGCAAAGGAAACAGTGCTTTTACCCCTGGAGAGCAAGTGCTCCTGCAGAAGGGGTTCTCTTCTGCCAGTTGGTTGGGTTTTCCCATCTTGGCTGTTAAATCTGTTAATTCTGTTCCTGGGCATGTTGTGGTGATGCTGATGTCAGTGCTGGTTTGGGTGTTGACACCTGAGCAGAAACTGGGGGCCATGGCAGAAACTTCGGTAACTTTATCCTTTCCTATTTGCATCGGGCTGTTGCTCACTATGGAAACATCATCTAATTTACATGTAAAAAGCTTTCCCCCAGTCCTCCCTTTGTATCCCACCTGTTAATCACAGCAGAGCAGGCTAGATCACCAAGTGCCTGTGTCTGTGAGAGGAGTCAGAGCTGACCCCAGCACCAGCAGTTTAACCTTGTGTTCCTCCCTGCAAGGCCTTGCTGTGCAGTGCCTGATGAGACACAGAGCAGCTCTTGAGCCCCGGGGAAATTATGCACAAGGTTTGAGCGCCTGCATTGTCCCCAGCACACGGCTGGAACCGCAGCACAGAGCTCTCCTCCCGTTGTGCCAAGCTGAATGCCTCTGCTTCTCAAGGCCATGGATGTGGGATCATCGCCACTGcttgctggtgctgcaggaaaGATACAGGTTTTAATTTGCTTTACCTGAAAATGAAAAGGCAGATCCACCAGCAGGAGCCGTTCTCTTGCTGTGCTCACTGCCAGGTGGGCTTTCCAAGGCACCTGGAATGCAGCATACACACTTGAGCCTTGCAAAATTAATTAGCCAAAAATCTTGTGGAAAAGCTTGCAAGTGATTAGTGCGTGAGTTTCAATTGCACACGTTACACAAAGTATGGGAATGCAGCTTCCTCTGCTCTGTCACACCATGGATTCACAACATGTGATGTCCTTCCAGTCCCCGTGGTTTTCTCTTGTGAAATTCCTGTGCTGGCTGAAGAAATGTGCTAAAATTCACCAAATTCTGTGTATTTGTTGCCTTAAGTTGAAATATTTGTAACTTGGACTCTCCCACTGTAGCAGTGTCACTGTGGCATCAGAGGGAAGGAATTGTTCATACACTTCTGGTGAATTACCTGAAATGAGTACAAAGGATGGTGTTGAAAGGAGCAGAGACCATGGCTGACTCCAGAGGCAAAACCAGTCCTTGTTGTGTGCCAGGAAGCCACGAGTTTTTATCTTTATCTGTCCTACTGCAGAGATGCCAGCCTCTGTTTTTTAAGGAGTTTTCAGTTTTTTCCCCTGCAGTGAAGTGTTTGCAGCCAAGGCAGGGAGATGTTGTTGGGAAAGGTGATTGAGCAGAAGGTTTCCATCTCGCTGCAGGTCACAGTAGGGTGCTGCAGCTTTGCTGCCTCAGTTATCAGAACTGGTGATTGTTGGACAGTGTTCCAGAGGATCAGAGGCTGCTCCCCTGCCTTCTCACACCCAGCCCCACGGGAAGAGCCTGGGATGGGTTTCCTGTCAGCAGCCCCCTGGCACCACAGGGGCTCCTGAAGACTCCTGGAAAGGCTCCGTGTCCTCTTACCAttccctgcagcacccagccctTTCTTTGAGGGCTTAAACCCGGGGGGTGGCAGGCGGGGGGAGAGGGTCTCTGAGAATTAGTGTGCAGAAAGATGATGACTATTTTAAGGCCTGAGCTGAGGGGGTGGAAAAAGGCAGAGCTAATGCCTGTGCTGCTTCAGCTGCATTGAGGAGGACTTAGCACAGATGGATTGTGCATTACAAAATGTAACACATAATTCAAGCTGTCAGCTTAATCAGACTGTTTCCAGGAAGCAACCTGTAAAAGAGAAGGACCTCTTGTTTGCTGACCTCTGATCCGTAGCCTGCTGCAGATTGTCatacattttgtttttctttatgttggtgtcccttccttccccttccctttttaTTATTGTATCCCTCTCGAGTGGCACCCTGGAAGGACCACCCAGCGGGAGGAAAACAATGGGAAACGAGCCGGCCGCTGGAATACAGGGTTTGTAAGGCTGGGGGAAAAGAGAAAGCACTGTTTAACTGCCTATGTGATCTCCCGGGCATTGTTTTGCTTATTAAATGTCTAGGAAACTCGACTAAAGACACAGCAGCCCCCACTTAATTGTTCACTGTTGCCCAACACTCGGAGGGAAAACACAGCTTTGGGCACAGCTCAGCACGAGTGTGCAAATGCTGCAAGTTTTTGTGCACAGAGCTTCTCCCTGGAGGCAGAGTAAGCCAGGGTTAACTGTGGAAACATGTCAGCTCCCGCATgtgggggaaagaaagaaagagaactcTCTTTTGCCCCGGCTGCGGTGTTCATCGCTGGCGAGACCTGGGCTGGGAGCCCCACAAAGAGGCAGCCGGGGACCTGAATAGCCATTTACACCTCTGTCCCGGGATTAGCCCGCCCCATTGTTTCAGTGGTTAAGTCCTCATTTGCATCATTATAGAGGTGCAGCTTCATCACAACCcctctgaggttccagggctgtccccataCCTGTAGGTGGTCACCAGATTTGTTTCGCTTGTGAAGGTGAAGGAATTAAAGTGCTCGGCACGGGGGTAATTTGCATGCAGCAATTTCCATGCAGTGGCTCAGCCCGGGCTGATTTTTGGATGGTTCGTTTGCTCATGTGCTTCTCCCACCCCCTACCCCTTCCTACAGAGCTCGGGAACGTGGTTCTTGCCGTTGGCTTTGGAAAGCTCTAACGAAGCTGTTCATTTTCCCAAGGGATGCGATGGGAATGCACTGGAACTCTGTCACACGTCGTTGGTGACTCCCaccctgtctgtccatccgcaggtCCGGCGGGATGCGAGCCGAGCTCCAGGAGCTCTGCCAggcgctgcagctcctggaggggCTGGTGGAGAGGACAAGCCCCCGGCACCGGGCGCTGTACCAGGGCCAGCCCTCGGGGACAGCGGAGCTGCCCAGGTGAGTGAGTGAATGCACCCGGGTAACAAACGGCCCATGTGTGCCAGAAAAACACAGCACATGGAGCAAGAGAGCAAAGGGAATCCCCAGAACTGAGTGTTGCCAAAACCAGTGCCAGGGAGCCCTCGCTGTCCCTCCTCAACCTCTGGGCCCCCAGGTGCAGAACTGGGAATTGCTGGCAACTTTATTGACAGCGATGCCCAGCCTCCACAGACTGAGACTCTTGTAGGCAGTTGATGATTGGAGGATTCCTTGGGAATTAGGAAAGAGGAGCCCCAAACAGGCCTGTCCCCCAGCTTGCCGCTGGAGGGGATGTGCTCAGCTTCCCTCTCCCTGGGTGGCTGCACCTGGTACATTCCAAGTGCTGAGTGTGACCTCCCTGTCCTGACCCTCGTGTGTCACAGAGCACCACGGATGTTTGTTTGtccctctggctgtgccctggctgtcctgtctccaggctgtgctcacagggcTCATCCCCCCTGCTTTGTGTTGCAGTGCTTGTGCTGGGGCCAGCGGGCTGGCTCGGGGTGACCTCGAGGCGATGGAAGCCATGGTGCTGCGGCAGCTCCAGGCCGTGTCCCAGTGCATGCAGAGCAGGAGCCTCCCACCAGAGAACACCAACGAGGccgtgggcagagcagggcatgaGGAGCACACCAGGTATGGGGGACACAGAACCCACCAGGGCTGAGGAACATCTCTGTCCTTGCCCTGGATCCACCGAGGCAGCCAGGCCAGCACTGGCAAACGGAGCCACCGGAGCACAGAGCCTTGTGGCACTCACAGTGGGAGCATTCAGGAGTTTATTTATTTCCCTGCCTTCCccagtggcagccccagggtcCTCCCAGCTCATCAGGTCCACAGTGTCTCCCACTCTCTGGCAGGCAGGGAATTGCAGGAACTCCAGACACCTCTCAGCCAGCCATTCCCAGGATCTGAAAGTAAGGCTGACAAATGTAATTCTGAGAAGGAAATTATTCTGTTTGAGACAGAAGATGCACGTGGCCTTTGAAAACAACAAAGTGCAGTTACACAAAATGGACTTTTTTTTCCGTGCATATGCCACAAGGACAAGtgagaattacttttttttttttttcaggtctcTTTAACCTAGGAATGAAAACAATTTCCATTCTGCCTTGCTTAGCTTCTGTCTAGACCTCCCTCCCTGTCGCAGGCTCCGCAGTGCTCAAGTGCTGGCAGGATCGGGGCACTTGTGAGCGCTGCAGAAGGGTCTCTCTGCAGTACCTGCCTCTCTTGCAAGGCTGATACGCCTGCGGGCACCAACAGCTCCTTGTGTCTCCTGAATGGTTTCTTAGGGACAAACACTCCTGGAGTTAATTGGAATTCACTCCTCTGAAACTTCActggagcagcaggaaaaaaaaaacagctttggcaaacaaaaggatTGCAGGATTGAGATTTTCTACATTAAAAGACACTTTagttgcttttttccttttccttttttattctttctGAGCAAAAGACAagcctggggcagtgggtgccaggctgtgccccagggagTAAGCGAGGTGCTGAGACCAGGGTTGTGTCTTTGGGTCCTGAGCCTCAGGACAGGGCAGACATGGTGATGATGATGCCCTGACCATCTTGCAGAACTCACAAATGGCttcctacatttccccctttgaacatttttaaaagaaaaaagtgggAATTAAGGACCAGATGGGTGGTGGCTTTTCCCAGCACGTGTGGGTGGGGTGTCTCACTGAGGGTGCTGGTTTGTTCCTCAGGGACACGGAGGCGCTGAGGACTCTCCTGAGCCACCATGGCTTGTTCCTGAAGCAGCACCAGGTTCAGCTCCCAGAGCAGGTGGCAGAGATGTTTGAGCagctgctggcttcaggagaggaggagcaggagcgccaGGTGGGCACTGACACCTTGGGTAAGTCAGGGGCACTGGAGGCTCTGCACCgctgtggctgtgccctggcACAGTGTGGCAGTCAGGGCAAGGGCAAGGGGCAGTCTGTGGTTAAGCAGCCCTGGGGTCTCAGGGAAATATCTCCAATGCTTCATCCCACAGGAAAAGGGACTTTTAAGGTTCCTACCCTTTATGccagtcaggcattggaacaagcTCACCCCTTTGCTCTGGTGCAAACCAACATGAGGCTTCTATCTTCGTctttttctgtgaatttttataATGAATGATGTATTTTGACTTTTTTTAAAGTAGAGTGAGGTTTGGTGCTGAACATGCAGAGCATTTTATAAATGGTAGCTCACTCATGGTTTTTCTAAGTTAATGCAAAAGTTTACAGctaattatttaaataaatcaaTAGAAATTGTATTCCATAGGCTGTGAGTGCCTCGGCCCCTTACTGTGATGTTAATTGATTTACTAATCAGTGAGAGAGTTAGGGCAGAACATAGAGTAAATATTACAGACTCAAGTCCATATTTCTgtcccaaaaccagccccagagGAACACCCTAGATGTCAGGTAGTGGAACATCTAACAGAAACACCCTGAAAGCAGATTACCCTGGGAGCGTAGATTAGCCTGAATGCGTGTTGGAAAACGCTCGAGGGG comes from Melospiza melodia melodia isolate bMelMel2 chromosome 3, bMelMel2.pri, whole genome shotgun sequence and encodes:
- the KIZ gene encoding centrosomal protein kizuna, whose protein sequence is MEYTMADPHLARQKLQRHLEAVSARQQLALRRNQALRREFLQLEAHMETTGWENIWKMGRYGREIKNLLSLREGSLSAGGDKEAGPSKQVLQAGGQVGIGPNAAVPGELSYPVAALLGCPTPAAPATGGLGSEQEPPLRSPSPDGLSLSPETGSAAGEGEEGAAGHGGLAASEEGSEQLSSASGAKAAPPRAGSVPGAKPILSSWWAHREGSSAKLLVPAGAEEEARPSIPSLQQEQGRDAQAPEGSLLPPLNPPAAQEEPLDSSAPHRSGGMRAELQELCQALQLLEGLVERTSPRHRALYQGQPSGTAELPSACAGASGLARGDLEAMEAMVLRQLQAVSQCMQSRSLPPENTNEAVGRAGHEEHTRDTEALRTLLSHHGLFLKQHQVQLPEQVAEMFEQLLASGEEEQERQTVLREALPGECGDEPPVQSDESSLGLPSIPTNGGEGKQGELARREPGGDHSHDSPEGSDSLGTHLESSFLSDGSAPPFSRTELRKETVPAIKSKAFWGESDDSSSELEAALRPQTHGTDSDDFDEFYD